In Paenibacillus larvae subsp. larvae, the following proteins share a genomic window:
- a CDS encoding condensation domain-containing protein: MKSKNRFMNQMIIINQHQNEWEYWHQNLTGEIGITEFPGDAVMVQAIAEPNKRMTFDFTLPESAAAQLIKLGGNSDYAIHVILFSEVAVLLNKYTGNEDIVMGSPIYRQEGIDGEFINTMLPLRTRVEAGMSFKELLLQIRQTVADAVEHQNFPIDLLFDQLREENQTADTSLYSTVVMLENIHDKRYLDAVAYRMLFHFVREDTGIRERFILTRTVIRSRRSSESSVTLPICSDRRSCRWELTYGSSAFSRSRSAPKSCWSLTASAAISLQMPRSASSSKSRYRRRRTP; encoded by the coding sequence ATGAAATCTAAGAACCGTTTCATGAACCAAATGATTATTATCAATCAACATCAGAATGAATGGGAATATTGGCACCAAAATCTCACCGGGGAAATCGGCATCACCGAATTTCCCGGTGATGCTGTGATGGTTCAAGCTATCGCCGAGCCCAATAAAAGGATGACTTTTGATTTTACCCTGCCGGAATCGGCCGCAGCACAACTGATAAAGCTTGGTGGTAATTCCGACTATGCGATACATGTCATTTTGTTTTCGGAAGTTGCCGTGTTGCTAAACAAATATACCGGAAATGAAGATATCGTCATGGGTTCGCCCATCTACCGCCAGGAAGGAATAGACGGCGAATTTATTAATACGATGCTGCCGCTGAGAACCCGGGTAGAAGCGGGAATGAGTTTTAAAGAGCTGCTGCTTCAGATAAGACAGACTGTTGCCGATGCGGTGGAACACCAGAACTTTCCTATCGATCTGCTGTTTGACCAGCTCCGGGAAGAAAACCAAACGGCAGATACCTCCTTGTACAGCACGGTTGTGATGCTGGAAAATATTCATGACAAGCGGTATCTGGACGCGGTTGCTTACAGGATGCTGTTCCATTTCGTGAGAGAGGATACGGGCATCCGGGAACGGTTCATTTTGACCCGGACCGTTATACGGAGCCGGCGGTCAAGCGAATCATCAGTCACTTTACCCATCTGCTCGGACAGGCGCTCTTGCAGGTGGGAGCTGACATACGGGAGCTCGGCATTCTCCCGGAGCAGGAGCGCTCCCAAATCCTGCTGGAGTTTAACGGCAAGCGCGGCTATTTCCCTCCAGATGCCGCGGTCAGCCAGCTCATCGAAGAGCAGGTACAGAAGACGCCGGACGCCGTAG
- a CDS encoding SDR family NAD(P)-dependent oxidoreductase — protein MSMQQNDNQNGLEVAVIGMSCRFPGARNVLEFWENLKNGKDCISFFTDEQLRQSGIEKELIDNPDYVRAKGIIGDAEMFEPSFFGYTPTEAALMDPQIRVFHECVWTALEDAGYDPKTYLRPIGLYAGSSNNIAWNARTLLSDMEIDEFSKSMLSDKDLIAQLVAYKLNLTGPVYTVQAACATSLAAIHLACQSLIGGECDMALAGGVSITVPEQQGYLYYENMHESPDGRNRAFDADARGTVFSNGAGVAVLKMLEDAIADGDHIYAVIKGSAVTNDGSRKTGFTAPSPQGQAEVIKAALKVADVEPESIGYLEAHGTATPIGDPIEIEALKMAFQSKDKGFCQIGSVKTNIGHLDAAAGIAGFIKTVLTLKNRQIPPSLHYNEANPRIDFENSPFRVARHLHSWNREIPFRAGVSSFGIGGTNSHIILEEPPKWYGMNPEKKEAADSPELILLSAKTEPSLELMKENLTAHLSEHPDTHLADAAFTLQTGRRYFPYRSYFIGTNSHDAAEAMKPGSRRIRSNKSGDEVPSVIFIFSVPNEPFGYIKLGFDFYQEEKRFRIRMDECFEILNRVYGQDLKSIMYSGNSDLKAGYQEGYEDSLKFSISYSFASLLIEWGIEPAAAMGDRIGGIICACLSGTLTLEQGLRLVKANEDIPGTPKELTGTLSLPVPIPYTRIGDDKHQSAMLAKKDKAIFIELGANGDLTDIAHHYFSDRPEKVMIHPVRNDNEPLSYSKYAIQVLGECWLHGIVPKWDRFYQNKKRFRVPLPGYSFNRQLYTIEDASYPRLKNSLLCQPISKNPKISEWFYIPEWESCFLLSQKNTRQEDGLWLFFIDETGLGQQVADRMKQEGHEVITVRQGREFDKKGTGSYQIDPGVYDNYISLIDDALSTGKTLKNIVHMWSISAGLDTRLDKKIVEDAQVSGFYSLIHLAGALRKQNIPGQIHIDVVSNNSMDVTKNEVLRPEKATILGLCKVIPQEFQHISCRYMDIEFTEDRVSSRHSAQLMNEIRSEAAEPVVAYRGNNRWVQTFKPILLDEPKREILPLKEEGVYLITGGLGRVGYALAEYLAREWKAKLVLTGNSPIPDKEEWQRWLECHEEQEPTSDKIRKLQQLEQAGASILACRANVADEEQMRAVFSKAEKQFGKVDGIIHAAGAKDDGLGLMENGDKEACEKQFIPKIYGLMVLADILREKETDFCLLTSSVASVLGGLGHGAYSAANIFMDMFTKKVQQESNIPWISVNWDSWRIFEEETIESIGTEVVQLAMTPEEGIQVLERVLHAKEIGQIVISTSDLQGRIDRWIKMETFREEGKGLQETSRLPEGINNKEELGTREQVEDSLIRIWQQVLGSPDISTAANFFELGGDSLKAVTILSILRKKYNLTIPLAEFIKAASIQHLSDYILGQKKETTVPIPLAEKRDYYPLSSAQRRIFTLERIRDMGTSYNIPYAFILDGTVDKDKIERAFQALVQRHESLRTSFDYRNGEPVQIIHESVQFQIHYEEHQIQKAEEIIERYICPFDLGTAPLFRVMLVKQSEHKHLLLIDIHHLVTDGTSIGLMTKEFLDLYQGVGIPNQRLQYKDYAVWHNKLLESGKMQKQKEYWLDKFAGEIPVLNIPMDYERSFMQSFEGNSVSFSIDPETTDKLRTLAKEEDVSLYMLTFALFNALLYKISGQQDIIVGTVASGRTHEDLDKMLGMFINTLALRTFPAGSKIFIEYLREVKKTVLDAFDNQDFQFDQLVEELNPQVDPGRNPIFDILFEWQNIDSEDLTLKDIRITKVPFEHKISQFDISFIGWEASDQLVFEIMYRTQLFRKESIGKFITFFKEITQQIIESRNIALKKIEISHDLVAAQSRKERIEFDF, from the coding sequence ATGAGCATGCAGCAAAACGATAACCAGAACGGACTGGAAGTAGCTGTCATCGGCATGTCATGCCGTTTCCCCGGAGCAAGAAATGTCCTGGAGTTTTGGGAAAATCTAAAGAACGGAAAGGACTGCATCTCGTTTTTTACAGACGAGCAATTAAGGCAATCCGGCATCGAAAAGGAATTAATAGATAACCCCGACTATGTCAGGGCAAAGGGAATAATTGGGGATGCCGAGATGTTCGAACCTTCCTTTTTTGGCTATACACCTACTGAAGCAGCACTGATGGATCCCCAAATCCGGGTGTTTCATGAATGTGTTTGGACTGCTTTGGAGGATGCTGGGTACGACCCGAAAACGTATCTCCGGCCGATTGGATTGTATGCGGGCAGTTCCAACAATATTGCCTGGAACGCAAGGACATTGTTGTCGGATATGGAGATAGACGAATTCTCAAAATCCATGCTTAGCGATAAAGATCTGATTGCTCAATTAGTAGCTTATAAGCTGAACCTAACCGGACCGGTATATACCGTGCAGGCAGCCTGTGCCACTTCGCTTGCAGCCATTCATCTTGCTTGCCAGTCGCTTATAGGCGGAGAATGCGATATGGCTCTTGCCGGAGGAGTATCGATAACCGTGCCCGAACAACAGGGTTATTTGTATTACGAAAACATGCACGAATCCCCGGATGGCCGCAACCGGGCATTTGATGCTGATGCAAGAGGAACGGTTTTCAGCAATGGAGCGGGAGTTGCTGTATTGAAAATGCTGGAGGATGCTATTGCAGACGGAGACCACATTTATGCTGTCATTAAAGGAAGTGCGGTTACTAATGACGGCAGCCGCAAGACCGGCTTTACAGCCCCCAGCCCCCAGGGTCAAGCGGAGGTAATCAAGGCAGCGCTTAAAGTGGCTGATGTCGAACCTGAATCGATCGGTTATCTGGAAGCACATGGTACAGCTACTCCTATCGGCGATCCAATCGAAATTGAAGCGCTTAAAATGGCCTTCCAGAGCAAGGATAAAGGTTTTTGCCAAATTGGTTCGGTAAAAACAAACATTGGTCATTTGGATGCAGCTGCAGGAATTGCCGGATTTATAAAAACGGTATTGACCCTCAAGAATAGGCAGATTCCGCCGAGTCTTCATTATAATGAAGCGAATCCGCGCATTGATTTTGAGAATAGCCCGTTTCGGGTGGCCAGACATCTTCATTCATGGAATAGAGAGATTCCGTTCAGAGCGGGGGTAAGCTCTTTCGGAATTGGGGGTACTAACTCCCATATTATTCTGGAAGAACCACCAAAGTGGTATGGGATGAATCCGGAAAAAAAAGAAGCGGCAGACAGCCCAGAGCTTATCCTGTTATCGGCCAAAACAGAGCCTTCTCTAGAGCTGATGAAAGAAAATCTGACAGCTCATTTATCTGAACATCCGGATACACATCTGGCAGACGCAGCGTTTACACTGCAAACAGGCAGACGATACTTTCCGTATAGAAGTTATTTTATCGGAACAAATTCCCATGACGCAGCAGAAGCTATGAAACCGGGATCCCGGAGAATCCGCTCGAATAAATCTGGAGATGAAGTCCCTTCTGTTATTTTTATATTTTCTGTTCCAAATGAACCCTTTGGCTATATAAAATTAGGGTTTGACTTTTACCAGGAAGAAAAGCGTTTCCGGATACGGATGGACGAGTGTTTTGAAATTCTGAATCGTGTCTATGGTCAAGACCTAAAAAGCATTATGTATTCCGGTAACAGTGATCTCAAGGCGGGCTATCAGGAGGGGTATGAGGACTCCCTGAAATTCAGTATTTCCTATTCATTTGCATCCTTATTGATAGAGTGGGGAATTGAACCGGCAGCCGCTATGGGGGACCGGATTGGCGGAATAATATGCGCTTGTCTGTCTGGAACCCTAACTCTAGAGCAGGGTTTGCGTTTGGTAAAGGCAAATGAGGATATACCGGGTACACCTAAAGAGTTAACGGGAACTCTATCCCTGCCTGTTCCTATTCCATACACCCGCATTGGAGATGATAAGCACCAGTCTGCTATGTTGGCAAAGAAGGATAAAGCCATTTTTATCGAATTGGGTGCAAACGGTGATTTAACCGATATTGCCCATCATTATTTCAGTGACCGACCGGAGAAAGTTATGATTCATCCGGTAAGGAATGATAACGAGCCATTATCGTATTCCAAATATGCGATTCAGGTATTGGGTGAATGCTGGCTTCATGGTATCGTGCCCAAGTGGGACCGGTTCTATCAAAATAAGAAAAGATTTCGTGTTCCGTTGCCGGGGTATTCTTTTAATCGCCAATTGTATACCATTGAAGATGCTTCATACCCACGATTGAAAAATTCTCTTTTATGTCAGCCCATATCCAAAAATCCCAAGATTTCAGAGTGGTTTTATATTCCTGAATGGGAGTCCTGCTTCCTTCTTTCACAGAAAAATACGAGACAAGAGGACGGATTATGGCTGTTTTTCATTGATGAAACGGGGCTTGGCCAACAGGTGGCAGACAGGATGAAGCAAGAAGGCCATGAAGTGATTACTGTCCGGCAAGGCAGGGAATTTGACAAAAAAGGAACAGGTTCTTACCAAATAGACCCGGGAGTTTACGATAACTATATATCTCTAATTGATGATGCCCTCTCTACTGGTAAAACGTTGAAAAATATCGTGCATATGTGGAGTATATCAGCGGGTTTGGATACCCGGCTCGACAAGAAGATTGTAGAGGACGCTCAAGTATCCGGATTTTATAGCCTTATCCATCTTGCAGGCGCTCTGCGCAAACAAAATATACCTGGTCAGATCCATATTGATGTGGTGTCCAATAATTCGATGGATGTCACAAAGAATGAAGTCTTACGTCCGGAGAAAGCGACTATTCTTGGTCTATGTAAAGTTATTCCACAAGAATTTCAGCATATATCCTGCCGGTACATGGATATTGAATTTACCGAAGACAGAGTTTCATCCCGGCATTCGGCACAGCTTATGAATGAAATTCGTTCGGAAGCCGCGGAACCTGTAGTCGCATACCGCGGAAATAATCGTTGGGTACAGACTTTTAAACCAATCCTTCTGGATGAGCCAAAACGAGAAATCCTTCCGTTAAAAGAAGAAGGCGTATACTTGATAACAGGCGGTCTTGGAAGAGTCGGTTACGCATTGGCTGAATATCTGGCCCGGGAATGGAAGGCCAAACTCGTCCTGACAGGAAATTCTCCGATCCCGGATAAAGAGGAATGGCAACGTTGGCTGGAATGCCATGAAGAGCAGGAACCAACAAGTGACAAAATCCGCAAACTTCAACAATTGGAGCAGGCGGGTGCAAGCATATTGGCCTGCCGGGCGAATGTTGCCGACGAAGAACAAATGCGGGCCGTGTTCTCGAAGGCGGAGAAACAGTTCGGTAAGGTAGATGGAATTATTCATGCGGCAGGAGCGAAAGACGATGGTTTGGGTCTCATGGAAAATGGAGATAAGGAAGCATGCGAGAAACAATTTATTCCGAAAATATATGGCCTAATGGTGCTGGCCGATATTTTACGGGAAAAAGAAACGGACTTCTGTCTTTTGACATCATCTGTGGCTTCCGTTTTAGGCGGTCTTGGGCACGGGGCTTATTCTGCCGCGAACATTTTTATGGATATGTTTACGAAAAAGGTGCAGCAAGAAAGTAACATACCTTGGATCAGCGTCAATTGGGATTCCTGGCGCATTTTTGAGGAAGAAACTATTGAGAGCATCGGGACCGAAGTAGTTCAGCTGGCCATGACGCCTGAGGAAGGCATTCAAGTTTTGGAAAGAGTGCTGCATGCAAAGGAGATTGGTCAAATCGTCATATCTACGAGTGATCTTCAAGGAAGAATTGACCGTTGGATCAAGATGGAAACCTTCAGGGAAGAGGGAAAAGGACTTCAGGAAACGTCCCGTTTGCCGGAAGGAATCAACAATAAAGAAGAGCTAGGCACCCGGGAACAGGTGGAAGATTCCCTGATCCGGATATGGCAGCAGGTGCTTGGCAGCCCTGACATAAGCACGGCAGCAAACTTTTTTGAACTGGGAGGGGATTCTTTAAAGGCGGTTACGATCTTATCCATACTTCGCAAAAAGTATAACCTGACCATTCCATTGGCAGAGTTCATTAAAGCGGCAAGTATCCAACATTTGAGTGACTATATTTTGGGACAGAAAAAAGAAACAACCGTTCCGATTCCTCTGGCGGAAAAAAGAGATTACTATCCGTTATCTTCGGCACAACGAAGGATATTTACTCTCGAACGTATTAGGGACATGGGAACAAGTTACAATATTCCTTATGCTTTCATTCTCGATGGCACCGTGGACAAGGACAAGATTGAAAGGGCTTTCCAAGCGTTGGTGCAAAGACATGAATCTTTACGTACTTCATTTGACTACAGAAATGGAGAACCTGTTCAAATTATTCATGAATCCGTCCAGTTCCAGATTCATTATGAAGAACACCAAATACAGAAAGCCGAAGAGATCATTGAGCGGTATATATGTCCATTCGATTTAGGTACGGCACCTTTATTCAGGGTAATGCTTGTAAAGCAATCGGAACATAAGCATCTGCTTTTGATCGACATTCATCATCTGGTGACGGATGGAACGTCAATAGGCTTGATGACCAAGGAGTTTTTGGACCTATATCAGGGCGTCGGTATTCCGAATCAAAGACTCCAATATAAGGACTATGCCGTTTGGCACAATAAGCTTCTGGAATCCGGAAAAATGCAAAAGCAAAAGGAGTATTGGCTTGACAAATTCGCCGGGGAAATACCTGTACTGAATATTCCAATGGATTATGAACGGTCCTTTATGCAAAGTTTTGAAGGAAACAGTGTCAGCTTCTCCATAGACCCGGAAACTACGGATAAGCTTAGAACATTGGCTAAAGAAGAAGATGTCTCTTTATACATGCTGACGTTTGCGTTGTTTAATGCCTTGCTTTATAAGATAAGCGGCCAACAAGATATTATAGTAGGAACAGTGGCGTCCGGACGTACCCATGAAGATTTGGACAAAATGTTGGGTATGTTTATCAATACGCTGGCACTGAGGACTTTCCCGGCCGGAAGCAAAATATTTATTGAGTATTTAAGAGAGGTAAAGAAGACGGTTTTGGATGCGTTTGACAATCAAGATTTTCAATTTGATCAGTTGGTAGAGGAATTAAATCCTCAAGTAGATCCGGGTAGAAATCCAATATTTGATATTTTGTTCGAATGGCAGAACATTGATTCAGAAGATTTGACACTGAAAGATATCAGGATCACAAAAGTTCCCTTCGAACACAAAATATCTCAATTCGACATTTCGTTCATCGGCTGGGAAGCATCTGATCAACTTGTGTTTGAGATCATGTACAGAACTCAGTTGTTCAGAAAAGAAAGCATTGGAAAATTTATAACATTTTTCAAAGAAATTACTCAACAGATTATAGAAAGCCGGAATATTGCTTTGAAAAAGATTGAAATCTCGCATGATCTTGTTGCCGCACAATCAAGAAAGGAAAGAATCGAATTCGATTTTTGA